CGTCGTCACGTTCGGCGAGTCGGCCGACCGGATCGTCGCTGGCATCGAAGGCGAGGTGGACGTGGCTGTCGACCAGACCCGGCACCAGCGTCAGCCTGGGCAGCTCCACCACCTCGGCCGCGTCCGGCATCTCCCCCAGCGCGACGATTTTGCCGTCCTGGATGACAACCCGGGGGTCGGCGATCAGGCGGGTGCCGTCGAACATCGCCGCGGCTCGTAACACGGTGACTGTCATGCGACCAGGATCGTCGCCACCTGCCGCTCACACGTCCGTGCTACTACGGAGACTCGGTACGCATCCGCTCCGCGGCCACCCACGCCGCTATCTGCGTCCGGTTGGCGAAGTCCAGCCTGGTCAGGATGTGGTTGACGTGCGTCTCCACGGTGCGCTCGCTCAGCTGCAACACGGCCGCGATCTCGCGGTTCATCAGGCCCTGCGCGACCAGACCGGCGATCTCGTACTGGCGGCGGCTCAGCGGCCCGGACCGCCGGCCACCGAGCGTGCCGACGAGTGCTCGCGCCCGCGCGAAAAGTGGCGCCATGCCGATCCGCTCGGCCTGCGCCGCGGCCGTCGCGGCGAGCGCGGCGGCCTCCTCGCGATCGCCGGCGCGCTTGCGCCGGCTCAGCGCGACGGCGAGCCAGTACGTCGACAGAGCAAGGTAGAGCGGCATGCCGACGCGGTCGTGGATCTCCACCGTCTTCCGCAGCTCACGGATGGCATCGTCGTATCGTCCGCAGGTCACCGACGTCATGCCGAGATAGAGCCGGACCGATCCGAGGATTGCCACCATTCCGGCGCCGCTGCAGGAAAACAGGTCCGCGTGCGGCAGCAGCAGCCGATGCACCTCCGCCGCCGTCTCACGGTCGTCGAACTCGACCGCCAGCTCGGCCATGCCGGTCAGCGACACCAGCCGTACGAACGGTGGCGAGTCGCCTGGCACCGGCAGAGTTTTGTAAATCCGGTGCGCCTTCTCGCGGTTGCCAGCGGCGAGCGTCCAGACCGCCTCCAACGCGCGCATCGACACGATCGCGACGGTCTTGGCGTATTTTTCGATGACATCGTCAGGAAAAATACTGGCATCACCGGTCTGCGTGCGCAGGCCGAGCAGGAATCCCTGCGACGGAAAGACCGCGCCGTCGTGGCCGGCCCGCCGCGCCAGCGACTCCGCCTCCAGACCAAGCATTCGAGCCTCGGCGAGGCGGCCACGCGCGTGCGCCATCGCCGCATGACAGCGTACGGCATGCCAGCGACGCAGCGGCGAACGCAGCCGCTCGGCTATCTCGGCGATCAGCGGCAACTCCGCCTCAGCCTCGTCCAGCCGACCGAGTTGCGCGTACGCGTCGAAGCGCCACAATCGGCCCCACAGAAGGCAATCGTCGTCTTCGAGCGCGAGCATGCGGTCGCCCAGTGCGAGCCGCTCGGTCACGCGATCCGGTCCGCTGCAAGCAAACTGCCGCGCGCGCAACGCCTCCGCGAGCGCACGCCGATCGCCGACTCGCTCGGCCATTTCCAGCGCTGCGGCGGATTGCGACTCGGCGTCGGCCAGCGACCGCCACGAATCGTTGACCAGCCGCTGCGCCATCAGCCGTACGCGCAGCGCGCTGTCCCCCGCCGGCTGCGCGGCGAGCGCGTCCTCGCAGAGCTGCCGGCCGGTGTCGGCCCAGGCGAAGTCGGTCACGCCTTCCATGCTGAGCGATGCCTCGGCGAGGATGTCGGCGTTGGCTTCCGCATGACCGATGTCGGCGGCCGCACACACCGACTGTCGGGCGCCGACAACATCGTATGACCTGACCTGCGCTTTGGCTTGCGCCAACAACAACTCCGCGCGACGACGCGGCGGCAGGCCACCGACGGCCAAGGCACGGCCGTAAAGTGACGCGGCCTCTTCCCAGGCCAGCTGCGCCATCGCCGCGTCTGCGGCACGCTCGGTCCACTCGATCGCCAGGCCGGGATCGCCAGCCGGCAAGGATTCCAGGAGATGAAAGGAAATCTGTGCGACTCTCGCGTCCGCGTCGTCGCGACCGCGCAGATAGTCGGCCATCCGCTGGTGCAGCGTGAGCCGCCGGACCGTCGGCACGTCGAGCCGCGCCGACTCGCGGATCAGATCGTGTGCGAACCGCGTTCCGGCGACGATGCCAGCACTCGATGCCTCATCGATGGCCTCGACGACGTCGACGATCGGTGTCGCCGTCGCCTCCGCGAGCGACGTGGCGTCGATTTCCGTGGCGAGCACCGCGGCGCTGGCGACCACCGCCTGACAGGCCGGCGACAGCCGCCGCAGCCGGCCACGGATGGCATCGCGTACGCGCTCCGGCAGCTCGTCCCCACCACCGGACAGCGTGAGAAATCGGCCGAGCTCGCCAACGAAGAAAGGATTTCCCTGCGTACGCCGGCAGATCGCGGCCGCGACGCTCTCCGGCACCGGCCAGCCGGTCACGCCGGCCAACTGCGCCGCGACCTCCGGCTCGCTGAGTCCGCTCAACCTGAGCCGCGTGACCGGCTCCTCACCGGCCAACGCGGCCAGACCGGCGCGCAGATCGTCGCCGGTTTCGGTGTGCCGGAACGTAGCGACGACCAGCAGCCGCGCCGACGCCATCGACCTGGCCAGGTGGACGAGCAGATGGATCGACGCCGGATCGGCCCACTGGATGTCGTCCAACACCACCAGCAGGCCGTGTCTTTCCGCCTTTTTCAGGAAAAGATCGGTGACCGCCTCGAAGAGCTGGAACCGGTCGGTCTCGTCCGGCCAGGCGTCCTTGGCGAGCAGCTGGCGAAACAACCAGTGCGGCGGACTGCCTTCCTCCTCGATGGCGCGGGCCCAAAGGCACGGAATGCCGGCCTCGGCGCGCAGCTCCGCCGCCAACCGGGTCTTGCCGACACCGGGCTCGCCGGCGACCAACACGACCTGACCGGCGCCGTCGAGCGCGGCCGCCAACCGGTCGTCGAGCAACCGCCGCTCGGCGACCCGGCCGACGAACTCCGTTCCGGTCATCGCCGGTCAGCCTACCCTGACGCGGTGCACCGATCTCCGCACTGCCATCGGCCTGCCAGGCCGGAGAAAATCGGTTGCGTCGCTCGCGACAATGTCCGGGTGGACATGCCGGCGGCCGAGGTCGATATCGACGAAAATCTGGTGGCGAAGCTGATCGAGGCGCAGTGTCCGGAGCTGTCCGATCCGTTGCGGCTCACCGCCAACGGTTGGGACAACGCGATCTACCGGCTCGGCGACGACCTGTGCGTACGGTTGCCGAGGCGGCAGGTCGCCGTGCAACTGGTGGTCAACGAGCAACGTTGGTTGCCGGAGTTTGCCAGCCGCATACGCACCCCGATCCCGGTGCCTGTCCACAGTGGACGGCCAACCGCGGGCTATCCGTGGCCGTGGAGCGTGCTGCCGTGGCGTGCCGGCACGGTCGCGTCCGAGCTGCCAGCCGCCGAGCGGGCCAGCGCCGCCGCCGGTCTCGCCGCGTTCATGACCGAGCTGCACGTGCCGGCGCCGCCGGACGCGCCACCGAATCCGGCTCGCGGCGTGCCATTGGCCAACCGGGCCGTCGATGTCGAGGAACGGCTTGCCAGCGGCAAAATCGCCGGCTCCGAGCGGCTGCGTACGCTATGGCGGCAACTCCTCGCGACACCACGGTGGGACGGCCCGCCGCTGTGGCTGCACGGCGATCCGCACCCGGCAAACCTGTTGCTGAGCAACGGAAAGCTCGCCGCCGTACTCGACTTCGGAGACCTGACCGGCGGCGACCCAGCGACCGACCTCGCCGCCGGGTGGATGGTTTTCGACGCACCAGCACGGAAAGTCTTCCGCGCGGCAGTGGAGGTGGACACCGACACCTGGCTGCGCGCCAAAGCGTGGGCCATCGTGATCGGTACGGCCGTCGCCGTGCACTCCGACGACAGCCCGCGGATGGCCGCGATCGGCCGGCACGTCCTTGAGCAGGTCCTACTGGACGACTGACGGCTCAAGCGTTTCGCCGTCCAGCGCACCGAGCCGCTCCTCGATGTCGGTCTCCTCGCCGACCTGCGCACGGCGCAGCAGGTTGTGCGCGGTCGCCAGCACGACGATCGCGGCGACGACGGCACCGGCGGCGATCGCGAACGGCAGGTGGTCGCCGTATGCTCCGGCGAGTTTTCCAGCGGCGTAAGGCGCGATGCCGCCGCCGATGAACCGGATGAAGCTGTAGGCTGCGGACGCGACCGGCCGTGGCACCGGCGCGACGCTCATCACCGTCTCGGTCACCAGGGTGTTGTTCATGCCGATGAACGCACCGCTCAGGATCACGCAGACGATCAGCACCGGCGGCTTGGCCGTCCAGATCGCGATCGCCGCCATGTCCAGCGCCATCAGGAAAAGCGTGACGTACAAAGCCGCCGCGGTGCCGATCAGCCGCTGCGCCCACGGTGCCACGAAAACCGAGAACACCGCGACCAGCACACCCCAGCCGAAGAACACCAGACCGAGTCCGTGCACCGAGATCTTCATCGGATACGGCGCATAGCCGAGCAGCGTGAAGAAAGCCCAGTTGTAGAGCAAAGCCGTGACACCGACGGTCAACAGACCGCGATGCCGCAACGCCTTCAGCGGATCCAGGATCGACGTACGCTGCGCCGGTTTCGGCGTCGGAGCAAGCAAAGTGACGATCAGCACAAGAGCGATCGCCATCAGCACGGCGACGCCGAAAAACGGACCGCGCCAGCTGAAACCGCCGAGGAATCCACCGACCAGCGGACCGAGCGCGATGCCGAGGCCGAGCGCGGCCTCGTACAGGATGATCGCGCCGGCGAAACCACCGCTCGCCGCGCCGACGATGACCGCCAGCGAGGTGGCGATGAACAGCGCGTTGCCAAGGCCCCAGCCGGCGCGGAACCCGATGATCTGGTCGACACCGCCGGAAAATCCGGCCAGCGCACTGAAGACGACGATCAGCACCAGCCCGGCCAGCAGCGTACGCTTGGCGCCGATCCGCGAGGACACCCAGCCGGTCACCAGCATGGCGACCGCGGTGACCAGCAGATAGCTGGTGAACAGCAGCGAAATCTGCGCCGGGTCGGCGTGCAGCTGCGCGGACATCGTCGGCAGGATCGGATCGACCAGCCCGATCCCCATGAACGACACCACGCAGGCGAAGGCGACCGCCCACACCGACTTGGGTTGCCGCAGGATGCTGCCGTTTTCGTTGTCGTGCACCGTTTTCCTCTCAGGCGTCGGTGGCGGCCTCTTTGGCCGCGGTCAGCGCGGCGGCCACCCCCTCCGGTTCGGTCAGCCGGCGCAGCGCCGGCGCGGCGGCGGCCAGCGCGTGGCGTTCGTCGGAGGTGAGCCGGTTTTCCAGGCTGGACAGGAAAGCCAGCCGGCCGGCACGGCGGCGGCGCAGCACGGCGCGGCCCTCGTCGGTGATCTCGATCAGCGCGATCCGCGCGTCGGCCGGATCCGCACCGCGTACGACCATCCCCTGGCGGACCAGCCGCGAGATCATCGCGGTCATCGATGGCTGGCTGACGTTTTCGCGTACGGCCAACTCGGTCAGCCGCCACGGGCCGGACGCGTCCAGCGTCGCCAGCGTGGCCAGCGCGGAAAAGCTGACCTCCCCGATCGAGGCCAGCTGCCGCGTCAGCATCCGGCTGATCTCGTCCAACGCCTCGACCGCCGCGGTGTGTCCCGTCACGACGGCAAGTCTATAGACCCTCTATATAGATCGTCTATGTAATCTGTCGCACGCCGGTCGGCCGGCGGTATTCGGTCGGATTGACGCCGTAATGCCGCTTGAAAGCCACGCTCAAGGTGAACGCGCTCGTGTAGCCGACGCGCCGCGCGATGGCGGCCACCGTGTCGTCGGTCAGCCGGAGCTCGTCGGCGGCCAGGCAGGTCCGCCAGCCGGCCAGATAGCTCATCGGCCCCTCGCCGACAGCATCGCGAAACCGTCGCGCGAACGCCGCTCGCGACAGGTCGACCTTGTCGGCCAGCACCGCCACCGTCCACGGATACGCGGGATCGTCGTGCATCAGCCGCATCGCCGGACCGACGACCGGATCGGCCAGCGCGCGATGCCAGGCCGGATGGCCGGCGTCCGGACCGGTCAGCCACGCGCGCAGCGTCGCCACCACCAGCAGGTCGACCAGCCGGTCCAGCACCACGCGCTGACCCGGCTCGTCCACAGCGATCTCGGTCAGCAGCAGCTCGGTCAACGACGTACGCGTCCGTGCCGCCGCCAGGTGGACGACCGTCGGCAGGCCGTCGAGCAACCGCTGGCCCACCGCTCCGGCGACCCAGTACGTCCCGTCGACCAGCAGATCCGGGCCGTCCGCCGGATAACCGCAGGTCCGTACGCCGATCACCATGCCATCGACCGGCGTGCCGTCCGGTCCGCGACACTCGTCGTCGCGCGCGACCAGCGCAGGCCGGCTGTCCGGCGAGTCGGCCACGACGTACGGCCGCGGGCCGCGCACCAGCGCCACATCGCCGGCGGCCAGCCGCACCGGCTGACCATCTGCCGGCAGGATCCACGCGTCGCCGCGCGCCATGGTCAGCAACCGCAGCGGCGCGCCGTCCTCGAAGCTGATCGACCACGGTGGACCGAGGTGGATCTGCTCCACCGACGCACCCTCCGCACGTACCGACTCCAGCAGGTCCTCCACCATGTCCACGCCGCCGAGCGTAGACGCACAAACATCAAAAGGAGACTCTGAGCCATCGCGCGTCGCATCAGCCGCGGATTTACTTGAGCCACCAACGACGACGAAAGCGAGTTCCGATGGCTGACCCGAAGTTCACCAAGGACGAACGCGAGGCATTCCTGGCCGACCTGCACGTCGGCGTCATCAGCATCGAGCGCGACGGCCGCGCGCCGCTCACCGTGCCGATCTGGTACGACTACGCCGACGGCGACGTGATCATCTGGACCGAGCAACAGTCACGCAAGGCCGCGCTGATCAAGTCCGCCGGCCGCTTCAGCCTCTGCGTACAGCGGGAAGAGCCGCCTTATCAGTACGTGAGCGTGGACG
The nucleotide sequence above comes from Fodinicola acaciae. Encoded proteins:
- a CDS encoding aminoglycoside phosphotransferase family protein; translated protein: MPAAEVDIDENLVAKLIEAQCPELSDPLRLTANGWDNAIYRLGDDLCVRLPRRQVAVQLVVNEQRWLPEFASRIRTPIPVPVHSGRPTAGYPWPWSVLPWRAGTVASELPAAERASAAAGLAAFMTELHVPAPPDAPPNPARGVPLANRAVDVEERLASGKIAGSERLRTLWRQLLATPRWDGPPLWLHGDPHPANLLLSNGKLAAVLDFGDLTGGDPATDLAAGWMVFDAPARKVFRAAVEVDTDTWLRAKAWAIVIGTAVAVHSDDSPRMAAIGRHVLEQVLLDD
- a CDS encoding ATP-binding protein, translating into MTGTEFVGRVAERRLLDDRLAAALDGAGQVVLVAGEPGVGKTRLAAELRAEAGIPCLWARAIEEEGSPPHWLFRQLLAKDAWPDETDRFQLFEAVTDLFLKKAERHGLLVVLDDIQWADPASIHLLVHLARSMASARLLVVATFRHTETGDDLRAGLAALAGEEPVTRLRLSGLSEPEVAAQLAGVTGWPVPESVAAAICRRTQGNPFFVGELGRFLTLSGGGDELPERVRDAIRGRLRRLSPACQAVVASAAVLATEIDATSLAEATATPIVDVVEAIDEASSAGIVAGTRFAHDLIRESARLDVPTVRRLTLHQRMADYLRGRDDADARVAQISFHLLESLPAGDPGLAIEWTERAADAAMAQLAWEEAASLYGRALAVGGLPPRRRAELLLAQAKAQVRSYDVVGARQSVCAAADIGHAEANADILAEASLSMEGVTDFAWADTGRQLCEDALAAQPAGDSALRVRLMAQRLVNDSWRSLADAESQSAAALEMAERVGDRRALAEALRARQFACSGPDRVTERLALGDRMLALEDDDCLLWGRLWRFDAYAQLGRLDEAEAELPLIAEIAERLRSPLRRWHAVRCHAAMAHARGRLAEARMLGLEAESLARRAGHDGAVFPSQGFLLGLRTQTGDASIFPDDVIEKYAKTVAIVSMRALEAVWTLAAGNREKAHRIYKTLPVPGDSPPFVRLVSLTGMAELAVEFDDRETAAEVHRLLLPHADLFSCSGAGMVAILGSVRLYLGMTSVTCGRYDDAIRELRKTVEIHDRVGMPLYLALSTYWLAVALSRRKRAGDREEAAALAATAAAQAERIGMAPLFARARALVGTLGGRRSGPLSRRQYEIAGLVAQGLMNREIAAVLQLSERTVETHVNHILTRLDFANRTQIAAWVAAERMRTESP
- a CDS encoding MarR family winged helix-turn-helix transcriptional regulator, whose protein sequence is MTGHTAAVEALDEISRMLTRQLASIGEVSFSALATLATLDASGPWRLTELAVRENVSQPSMTAMISRLVRQGMVVRGADPADARIALIEITDEGRAVLRRRRAGRLAFLSSLENRLTSDERHALAAAAPALRRLTEPEGVAAALTAAKEAATDA
- a CDS encoding pyridoxamine 5'-phosphate oxidase family protein, with protein sequence MADPKFTKDEREAFLADLHVGVISIERDGRAPLTVPIWYDYADGDVIIWTEQQSRKAALIKSAGRFSLCVQREEPPYQYVSVDGPVVGWQEPAPTDVITRIARRYLGDDGDAYLESASDAPTVLIRMRPERWSSMDYSKA
- a CDS encoding AraC family transcriptional regulator; translation: MVEDLLESVRAEGASVEQIHLGPPWSISFEDGAPLRLLTMARGDAWILPADGQPVRLAAGDVALVRGPRPYVVADSPDSRPALVARDDECRGPDGTPVDGMVIGVRTCGYPADGPDLLVDGTYWVAGAVGQRLLDGLPTVVHLAAARTRTSLTELLLTEIAVDEPGQRVVLDRLVDLLVVATLRAWLTGPDAGHPAWHRALADPVVGPAMRLMHDDPAYPWTVAVLADKVDLSRAAFARRFRDAVGEGPMSYLAGWRTCLAADELRLTDDTVAAIARRVGYTSAFTLSVAFKRHYGVNPTEYRRPTGVRQIT
- a CDS encoding MFS transporter, which gives rise to MHDNENGSILRQPKSVWAVAFACVVSFMGIGLVDPILPTMSAQLHADPAQISLLFTSYLLVTAVAMLVTGWVSSRIGAKRTLLAGLVLIVVFSALAGFSGGVDQIIGFRAGWGLGNALFIATSLAVIVGAASGGFAGAIILYEAALGLGIALGPLVGGFLGGFSWRGPFFGVAVLMAIALVLIVTLLAPTPKPAQRTSILDPLKALRHRGLLTVGVTALLYNWAFFTLLGYAPYPMKISVHGLGLVFFGWGVLVAVFSVFVAPWAQRLIGTAAALYVTLFLMALDMAAIAIWTAKPPVLIVCVILSGAFIGMNNTLVTETVMSVAPVPRPVASAAYSFIRFIGGGIAPYAAGKLAGAYGDHLPFAIAAGAVVAAIVVLATAHNLLRRAQVGEETDIEERLGALDGETLEPSVVQ